The following proteins are co-located in the Tardibacter chloracetimidivorans genome:
- the plsX gene encoding phosphate acyltransferase PlsX, translating to MVSRPVIALDVMGGDGGAPVVIAGAEIAKRRDPDLCFHLYGREEDIRRELAAAPGVAADSTVVHTNVAVGPNDKPTQAIRRARDSSMGLAIADVKSGAAQAAVSAGNTGALMAMAKLSLRTMEGIERPALAALLPTLGDNDLVMLDLGANTECDTENLVQFAVMGAAYARTVMGLERPRVKLLNIGEEDLKGTSELKEAATLLRGATYLPMRFEGFTEGDKLGRGDADVIVTDGFSGNIALKTIEGTARMVTDLLRRSFESSLRSKLGFLMSRPALQMLRVHLDPNNHNGAVFLGLNGLVVKSHGGANSIGIANAIGVAAALVREDITRRIIQDLDNFKAHMTASQTAEQQQGQDSING from the coding sequence ATGGTCAGCCGTCCCGTCATCGCGCTTGATGTCATGGGCGGCGATGGTGGCGCGCCCGTGGTCATCGCCGGGGCGGAAATCGCCAAGCGCCGCGATCCGGACCTGTGCTTCCATCTCTATGGACGCGAGGAGGACATCCGCCGCGAGCTTGCCGCCGCGCCCGGGGTCGCCGCCGATTCGACCGTGGTTCACACCAATGTCGCGGTGGGTCCGAACGACAAGCCCACCCAGGCGATCCGCCGTGCCCGCGACAGCTCGATGGGCCTTGCCATCGCCGATGTGAAATCGGGGGCTGCGCAGGCTGCCGTTTCAGCCGGGAATACCGGGGCGCTGATGGCCATGGCCAAGCTGTCGCTCCGCACCATGGAAGGTATCGAACGTCCTGCGCTGGCGGCGCTGCTGCCGACGCTTGGCGACAACGACCTTGTCATGCTCGATCTGGGCGCGAACACCGAGTGCGACACTGAAAATCTCGTCCAGTTCGCAGTGATGGGCGCGGCCTATGCCCGCACGGTGATGGGGCTGGAGCGCCCGCGCGTGAAGCTGCTCAACATCGGCGAGGAAGACCTGAAGGGCACCAGCGAGCTTAAGGAAGCAGCCACGCTGCTGCGCGGGGCCACCTATCTGCCGATGCGGTTCGAAGGTTTCACCGAAGGCGACAAGCTGGGTCGGGGCGATGCCGATGTGATCGTCACCGACGGTTTTTCGGGCAATATCGCGCTCAAGACCATTGAAGGCACCGCCCGGATGGTGACCGACCTGCTGCGCAGGTCGTTTGAAAGCTCGCTTCGGTCAAAGCTCGGCTTTCTCATGTCGCGGCCCGCGCTGCAGATGCTGAGGGTTCATCTGGACCCCAACAACCATAATGGCGCGGTGTTTCTGGGGCTGAACGGACTTGTGGTGAAAAGTCACGGCGGGGCCAACTCCATCGGCATCGCCAACGCAATAGGTGTTGCCGCTGCGCTGGTGAGGGAGGATATTACCCGCCGGATCATTCAGGATCTCGATAATTTCAAGGCGCATATGACCGCGTCGCAAACCGCCGAACAGCAGCAGGGGCAGGATTCTATCAATGGCTGA
- the rpmF gene encoding 50S ribosomal protein L32 produces MAVPKRKTSPSRRNMRRSHHALTVEAFQECPNCGELKRPHNLCNACGHYNGREVVSVEA; encoded by the coding sequence ATGGCCGTTCCCAAGAGAAAGACTTCCCCCTCACGGCGGAACATGCGCCGCAGCCATCATGCCCTGACGGTGGAGGCATTTCAGGAATGCCCGAACTGTGGCGAGCTGAAGCGCCCGCATAACCTCTGCAATGCCTGCGGCCATTATAATGGCCGCGAGGTCGTTTCGGTCGAAGCCTGA
- a CDS encoding MAPEG family protein translates to MLDVTLITAALLAFVNIWLGYRVGQIRTREKVSLGDAGKPALVARMRAHANFGEYVPLPVILIGLIEMAGAARTPLIVAGAALLVARVAHAYGMDRPAPNPLRMGGIVVTLAVTAGLAGWGLFLAYA, encoded by the coding sequence ATGCTCGACGTCACGCTTATCACTGCGGCGCTGCTTGCGTTTGTCAACATCTGGCTTGGCTACAGGGTGGGCCAGATCAGGACGAGGGAAAAGGTGTCGCTTGGCGACGCGGGCAAGCCGGCCCTTGTCGCGCGGATGCGCGCCCATGCCAATTTCGGCGAATATGTGCCCCTGCCGGTGATCCTGATCGGATTGATCGAGATGGCGGGCGCCGCGCGGACGCCGCTGATCGTTGCGGGCGCGGCCTTGCTCGTCGCGCGGGTGGCGCACGCCTATGGCATGGACCGGCCCGCGCCCAATCCACTGCGCATGGGCGGCATAGTCGTAACGCTCGCCGTAACAGCGGGGCTTGCCGGCT